A DNA window from Novipirellula caenicola contains the following coding sequences:
- the pilM gene encoding type IV pilus assembly protein PilM: MASSSGVWGIEIGQSALKALRCSIVDDEVVADAFDFIEYPKILSQPEAVPEELVADAINQLLDRNDGFNEKVVISVPGQTGLAKFFKPPPVELKKVADIVRYEARQQIPFDLADVVWDHQMMPGSLIEEGYALESEVGLFAMKRDQVYRQLQPFVEADIEVDQIQLAPLALYNMIAFDRLHERLANEAFDVDNPPDSLVLLSIGTDSSDLIITNGFRIWQRSMPIGGNHFTRQLTKDLKLTFAKAEHLKRNAREAVDPKLIFQTMRPVFNDLVTEVQRSIGFFRSIDKQANVTGMVVAGNTVKMPGLAAYLSKNLGFEVDTLDRFNRLTGDDVLSIPTFRDNAPTFAVCYGLCLQGLELSQVHASLVPQEILTERMIRAKKPWTLAALAALLLGMIGHYFLLEKNWEVTHPDLWDGAQSVVQQMSSYSNEHKTEDQKLEAKLTFLNALGKEVSGNSERRLVWLELMRVINGMIPREDFPNGVMPDPKERKPYEDRKALHITQVETKHLEDLSVWYTDAVKQRYKEELLSIRKNIGREVDLEELNALPGPTGPGWVIQLTGYHYYNSPKRMGHEGSNHVRNNLTVNFLDKTFKLPDEEGNMIEFTPQEYGLSYPILLRDDKPTQIQVPNPLYDQEEVFKAQTAIAERNFPEGKTLDDLEEIISRPPTLTVLRLDFDFQVLWQPTMLSDRIEAKRLAEEEAKAAEEAAAGTDDSVAMNAQ, from the coding sequence ATGGCTTCTAGCTCCGGTGTATGGGGAATCGAAATCGGCCAGTCGGCGCTCAAAGCGCTGCGTTGTTCGATCGTCGATGACGAAGTGGTCGCTGATGCGTTTGACTTTATCGAATACCCAAAAATCCTTAGCCAACCCGAAGCGGTGCCTGAGGAATTGGTAGCCGACGCGATCAATCAATTGCTTGATCGCAACGACGGCTTCAACGAAAAAGTCGTGATCAGCGTGCCCGGGCAAACCGGTTTGGCCAAATTTTTCAAGCCACCGCCGGTCGAGCTGAAAAAGGTCGCCGACATCGTTCGCTACGAAGCACGTCAACAGATCCCGTTTGATCTAGCCGACGTCGTTTGGGATCACCAGATGATGCCGGGCAGTTTGATCGAAGAAGGTTATGCGTTGGAGAGCGAAGTCGGCTTGTTCGCGATGAAACGCGACCAAGTTTACCGCCAACTGCAACCGTTCGTCGAAGCCGACATCGAGGTCGACCAGATCCAGCTTGCTCCGCTGGCACTGTACAACATGATCGCGTTTGACCGTTTGCACGAGCGGTTAGCCAACGAAGCGTTTGACGTCGACAATCCGCCCGATTCGCTTGTGCTGCTGTCGATCGGTACCGATTCGAGTGATTTGATCATCACCAACGGTTTCCGAATTTGGCAGCGTAGTATGCCCATTGGCGGTAACCACTTTACCCGTCAATTGACCAAGGATTTGAAGCTCACCTTTGCCAAGGCCGAGCATCTGAAACGCAACGCTCGCGAAGCGGTCGATCCGAAATTGATCTTCCAAACGATGCGTCCGGTGTTCAACGACTTGGTCACCGAAGTCCAGCGGTCGATCGGATTTTTCCGCAGCATCGACAAACAAGCCAACGTGACCGGCATGGTGGTCGCGGGTAACACGGTCAAAATGCCGGGTTTGGCAGCTTATTTGAGCAAGAACCTTGGATTCGAAGTCGATACGCTTGATCGCTTCAATCGCTTGACCGGCGACGATGTCTTGTCAATTCCGACGTTCCGCGACAACGCGCCGACGTTCGCGGTGTGTTACGGATTGTGTCTGCAAGGACTCGAACTTTCTCAAGTCCACGCGTCGTTGGTGCCGCAAGAGATCCTGACCGAACGGATGATTCGGGCCAAGAAACCTTGGACCCTAGCTGCGTTGGCGGCGTTGTTGTTGGGCATGATCGGTCACTATTTCTTGCTTGAAAAGAATTGGGAAGTGACGCACCCGGACCTCTGGGACGGTGCTCAATCGGTCGTCCAACAGATGTCCAGCTATTCAAACGAGCATAAGACCGAAGATCAAAAGCTCGAGGCGAAGCTGACGTTCTTAAACGCGCTGGGCAAGGAGGTGTCGGGGAACTCAGAACGACGTTTGGTGTGGCTTGAGCTGATGCGAGTGATCAACGGCATGATTCCTCGCGAAGATTTTCCAAATGGCGTGATGCCGGACCCCAAAGAACGCAAACCGTACGAAGACCGCAAGGCGTTGCACATCACGCAAGTCGAAACGAAACACTTGGAAGACTTGTCGGTGTGGTACACCGACGCTGTTAAACAGCGATACAAGGAAGAGCTGCTCAGTATCCGTAAAAACATCGGCCGCGAGGTCGACCTCGAAGAACTCAATGCGTTGCCAGGACCGACGGGCCCAGGTTGGGTGATTCAGTTAACGGGATACCACTACTACAACAGTCCGAAACGGATGGGTCATGAAGGTAGCAACCATGTCCGCAACAATTTGACGGTCAACTTCTTGGACAAAACGTTCAAATTGCCTGACGAAGAGGGCAACATGATCGAGTTCACTCCCCAAGAATATGGATTGTCGTATCCGATCTTGCTACGCGACGACAAACCAACGCAGATCCAGGTTCCCAACCCGCTTTACGATCAAGAAGAAGTCTTTAAGGCACAAACGGCGATTGCTGAGCGCAATTTCCCCGAGGGCAAAACGCTTGACGATCTCGAAGAGATCATCAGCCGACCTCCGACGCTGACCGTGCTTCGACTTGATTTTGATTTCCAGGTGCTTTGGCAACCCACGATGTTGTCGGATCGAATCGAAGCGAAACGATTGGCCGAAGAAGAGGCCAAAGCCGCCGAGGAAGCCGCAGCGGGCACGGATGACTCGGTTGCCATGAACGCCCAGTAG